A genome region from Camelina sativa cultivar DH55 chromosome 10, Cs, whole genome shotgun sequence includes the following:
- the LOC104718701 gene encoding uncharacterized protein LOC104718701, which produces MANRPHLYWLPCAAHCIDLVLEDVGKLLMVKSAIKNCIYMNDYIYSHTSLVNMMSKFTNQANLHRPTVTRFATSFITLAQYHKQRKNLRSFVTSEEWNDSKWPKDLGAMNVKKFIMSDRFWHSVLYALKLTGPLLKVLRLVDGEKKPAMGYIYEAMDRAKEYNLESGVNCEEVVKGLYDVLERLVLELASQDKIDTELTVFKNAEGLFGFSMAKRQRKLKAPTEWWSSYGGSTPTLRDFAIKVLSLTCSATGCERNWSVFQHLHTKKRNRLALERLNDLVFVKYNRTLQRRYKLKDTIDPIILEDIDDCNEWLVGRMDEESTVEYDLVFEDDDLTWDVVSKASGANEPNYLTRAKKTSSQSANRAKKGKIIASSSNPPPRSSQRSSTTPLTLIDEDDENEIEEDFTGGDEDTQVDVEDVEYDVGLVVSLFFQYKDVFAIIDKQYKDAFAGISFGVALSDTSLDWLPPQSKCPPPVQESALFLTSLFDKKREDIIVLKNEQDEREKEEEAISKT; this is translated from the exons ATGGCGAATCGACCACATCTGTATTGGCTTCCTTGTGCAGCCCACTGCATAGATCTCGTGTTGGAGGATGTAGGAAAACTTCTTATGGTAAAATCTGCAATCAAGAACTGCATCTACATGAACGACTACATCTATAGTCACACTTCTCTTGTGAATATGATGAGCAAATTCACAAACCAAGCAAATCTACATAGACCAACAGTTACTCGGTTTGCTACATCATTCATCACACTTGCGCAGTATCACAAGCAAAGGAAAAACTTGAGGAGTTTTGTAACTTCTGAAGAATGGAATGATTCAAAGTGGCCAAAGGATTTAGGAGCAATGAATGTGAAAAAGTTCATCATGAGTGACAGATTTTGGCACAGCGTGTTGTATGCACTGAAGTTGACAGGTCCTCTACTTAAGGTTCTTAGGTTGGTTGATGGAGAGAAAAAACCAGCTATGGGGTACATTTATGAAGCCATGGATAGGGCTAAAGAG TATAATCTAGAGTCTGGGGTCAACTGTGAAGAGGTTGTGAAAGGTCTCTACGATGTTCTTGAAAGGTTGGTTCTTGAACTTGCATCTCAAGATAAGATAGACACAGAGTTGACGGTGTTTAAAAATGCTGAAGGGCTCTTTGGGTTTTCCATGGCGAAAAGACAAAGGAAGTTAAAAGCACCAACTGAGTGGTGGTCTTCTTATGGAGGATCTACACCAACACTTAGAGACTTTGCTATTAAGGTTCTTAGTCTCACTTGTAGTGCAACTGGTTGTGAGAGAAACTGGAGTGTGTTTCAACATCTCCATACCAAGAAAAGGAATCGATTGGCTCTAGAACGGTTGAATGATCTGGTGTTTGTTAAGTACAATCGCACTTTACAACGCCGTTACAAGCTGAAAGACACCATTGATCCAATCATCTTAGAAGATATTGATGATTGTAATGAGTGGCTGGTTGGAAGAATGGATGAAGAGTCTACTGTTGAGTATGATCTAgtgtttgaagatgatgatttaaCATGGGATGTGGTAAGCAAAGCATCTGGAGCTAATGAGCCTAACTATCTTACTAGAGCTAAAAAAACATCATCACAATCGGCAAATAGAGCTAAGAAAGGGAAGATTATAGCCTCAAGCTCCAATCCTCCTCCAAGATCATCTCAAAGGTCTTCTACAACTCCACTGACTTTgatagatgaagatgatgagaatgaaATTGAAGAAGACTTTACAGGAGGAGATGAGGACACTCAAGTGGATGTGGAAGATGTTGAGTATGATGTTGGAttggttgtttctttgttttttcagtATAAAGACGTATTTGCAATCATTGATAAGCAGTATAAAGATGCATTTGCAGGAATAA GTTTTGGTGTTGCTTTATCCGATACTAGCTTGGATTGGCTACCTCCTCAGTCGAAATGTCCACCTCCTGTACAAGAATCAGCTTTGTTTTTGACGAGCCTATTTGATAAGAAGCGAGAGGATATAATCGTATTGAAGAATGAAcaagatgagagagagaaagaagaagaagccatatCAAAAACATGA
- the LOC104718700 gene encoding zinc finger MYM-type protein 1-like, protein MKCENLMNQGQSIKHAFRKQADITKNEYRVRLNASIDVSRYLLRQGLPFRGHDESEKSVNRGNFVELLKFTAEQNEDVSNQMMCPTIQKDIVNCFAEEVVKSVIEEMGHDVFGLLVDESADVSDKEQMAVVFRFVDKRGMVKERFMSITHVSDTTSSSLKAAIDSLFAKYGLSIKKVRGQGYDGASNMRGEFNGLRALISKETPSAYYVHCFAHQLQLVVVGVAKKHFDVGDFFDMISLLVNVVGASCKRKDMIRESYRKKIEEGINNGEINIGTGLNQEVSLNRPGNTRWNSHYNTLLRLIELFSCIVEVLEYIEIEGVEDLKRRQAFGLLKYFQSFDFVFYLQMMIYLLGLTENLSMMLQRRDQDILNAMDLVNSTKRQLQKFRDDGWNSLMNRVSSFCEEHDIEKVDMEKDFIDFRRPRKKQEFQICITKWSIAYFLFWICRFRSSTIVLMR, encoded by the coding sequence ATGAAGTGTGAAAACTTGATGAACCAAGGTCAATCTATCAAACATGCTTTTCGAAAGCAAGCTGATATTACGAAGAATGAGTATCGAGTTCGGTTGAATGCTTCAATTGATGTTTCTAGATACTTGTTGCGACAAGGGCTACCTTTTCGTGGTCATGATGAGTCAGAAAAGTCTGTTAACAGAGGAAATTTTGTGGAGCTCTTAAAATTCACTGCTGAACAAAACGAAGATGTGAGTAATCAAATGATGTGTCCAACGATTCAGAAAGATATAGTGAACTGTTTTGCAGAAGAGGTAGTTAAATCTGTTATTGAAGAAATGGGTCATGATGTTTTTGGCTTATTGGTAGATGAATCAGCGGATGTTTCAGATAAAGAACAAATGGCAGTGGTGTTTCGTTTTGTTGATAAAAGAGGGATGGTCAAAGAAAGATTCATGAGTATTACGCATGTGAGTGATAcaacttcatcatctttgaaAGCTGCAAttgattctttgtttgcaaaatatGGATTGAGCATAAAAAAGGTGAGAGGACAAGGTTACGATGGGGCTAGCAATATGAGAGGTGAGTTCAACGGGCTAAGGGCATTAATTTCTAAGGAAACCCCATCAGCTTACTATGTTCATTGTTTCGCTCACCAACTTCAATTAGTTGTTGTGGGAGTAGCAAAGAAACATTTTGATGTTGgagatttttttgatatgatttcttTGTTGGTGAATGTGGTGGGAGCTTCATGCAAAAGGAAAGATATGATCCGAGAGAGTTATaggaaaaaaattgaagaaggaatcaataaTGGTGAAATCAATATTGGAACAGGGTTGAATCAAGAGGTGTCTCTTAATAGACCAGGGAATACCCGCTGGAATTCGCATTATAATACTCTATTGCGTTTGATTGAGCTATTCTCATGTATTGTCGAAGTGCTTGAATACATTGAGATTGAAGGTGTAGAAGATTTGAAAAGACGTCAAGCATTTGGTCTCCTCAAGTACTTTCAGAGCTTTGATTTTGTATTCTACTTGCAAATGATGATATATCTTTTAGGACTCACGGAGAACTTGTCCATGATGCTacaaagaagagatcaagatattTTAAATGCTATGGATTTGGTAAACTCAACTAAAAGACAACTTCAGAAGTTTAGAGATGATGGTTGGAATTCTCTCATGAAtagagtttcttctttttgtgagGAACATGATATTGAAAAGGTTGACATGGAGAAAGATTTTATCGACTTTAGAAGACCAAGGAAAAAACAGGAGTTTCAAATATGCATCACTAAATGGTCAATTGCCTATTTTCTGTTTTGGATTTGCAGATTCAGGAGTTCAACGATCGTTTTAATGAGGTGA